A genomic stretch from Chelmon rostratus isolate fCheRos1 chromosome 14, fCheRos1.pri, whole genome shotgun sequence includes:
- the LOC121617239 gene encoding putative monooxygenase p33MONOX isoform X1, whose protein sequence is MSGPGDLPAIEGSGMGGMKLPVGMTRRALSYDDNLEAPMSTPPHDISINNLWRRPIIPERRFSHLAEEDESGAVTHSVPDSTPSRSPSVVKAKASSVIMNSLITKQTQDSVYKFEQTMGLTDASYTPHKGLTAEETRHHHRIPESLHKLQIQSMESREERQNSSAQSTPSNTPHSSPKQQRRTWFGSTSSEVSISSSNSSVDMGDTAGGVGGVVERWSVFGPRPLVHKSTSDLGSDPSTAAGFALQAYRGAQKPTPMEVMKSQATRLADNPAAQAAAPPKMEIPTVEGRRQGARPHKLKPRDMNILTPSGF, encoded by the exons ATGTCTGGCCCAGGGGATTTACCAG CCATAGAGGGTTCTGGGATGGGCGGGATGAAGCTTCCTGTCGGGATGACCCGACGAGCCCTCAGCTACGACGATAACCTGGAGGCCCCCATGTCCACGCCCCCCCATGACATCAGCATCAACAACCTGTGGAGACGACCAATCATACCAGAAAGGAGGTTCTCACACCTGGCTGAG GAGGACGAGAGCGGGGCTGTGACTCACTCGGTGCCGGACAGCACCCCCTCCAGGTCACCAAGTGTAGTGAAAGCCAAGGCCTCCTCTGTCATCATGAATTCTCTCATCACCA AGCAGACTCAGGATAGCGTGTACAAGTTTGAGCAGACGATGGGGCTGACTGACGCCAGCTACACGCCCCACAAAGGCCTCACCGCCGAGGAGACGAGACACCACCACCGCATCCCCGAATCCCTCCAT AAACTGCAGATCCAGAGCATGGAGTCCAGAGAGGAGCGGCAGAACTCCTCCGCCCAGTCCACTCCATCCAACACACCACACAGCTCCCCAAAACAACAACGCAG GACCTGGTTCGGCAGTACAAGTTCCGAGGTCAGCATCAGCTCCTCCAACAGCAGTGTGGACATGGGAGACACGGCGGGAGGAGTCGGAGGCGTTGTTGAACGGTGGAGCGTGTTTGGGCCGCGGCCGCTCGTCCACAAGTCGACTTCTGACCTGGGATCAGACCCTTCGACTGCAG CAGGCTTTGCGCTGCAGGCGTACCGCGGTGCCCAGAAGCCGACCCCCATGGAGGTAATGAAGTCGCAGGCCACGCGGCTGGCAGACAACCCTGCTGCTCAGGCGGCGGCCCCTCCCAAAATGGAGATTCCAACAGTGGAGGGTCGACGTCAGGGAGCGCGACCACACAAGCTCAAACCCAGAGACATGAACATCCTGACGCCGTCCGGCTTCTGA
- the si:ch211-247j9.1 gene encoding rho GTPase-activating protein 22, whose translation MGLSCFKSWKHDRTGHKGNRDVLASPGSYFFLSNSAGQGDEWLKSLNKGVWIPFTGVFGQRLEETVLYERRYGVRLVPLVVEQCVTFIRERGLHEVGLFRQSGQASLVKELQEAFDAGERPSFDSSTDVHTVASLLKLYLRQLPEPLVPYSRYQEFLFCGQKLSSDRTLGLGELRNLLRELPVANFNLLKFICQFLNEVQSYSSSNKMSSQNLATVFGPNILRAKAEDPQSIMGGAALVQVLMLELIREHESLFAKVPPSISARTPGGSRASPSALRQPHLHPSPCLRQLSLPLITERSREPGQPAADGQKTSCIHSSAAKSDLSSGQKRLLGHRYTSSHPENCFYPLPSTSQPVQHHSGEANINYHQNHAGQGPSPVSIQASTTSLQLQDPLPDSSKPRPRLMGWATAWPGPGAAGADFWTSGATQGESAVPEIASGGSSEAQEDSTPSAYDNLDRVSQQQRMEDVTGGHLESNDPVGHIGGKEIEEEAEIEEAVQTRDSSSSWSSCEVLPLDESGDAVGAVSLDMSPKRSKRLPSSQVAKEGNSENDEHEDNNNDNDDDDQDDDEDDNFHHPNSPASGSVLSDSPLSTGSSEVFLPSGPPDLQGPEPQPQLRDAHSLLAELRQQMAQQRAEYQTRILRLERCNDVLRRQVAVLRVSLEQQRRSQSVAEVKIRNMERAKADADLRNSTLQREMELFFQMYGEFRRRGGDEGERGGATL comes from the exons ATGGGACTCAGCTGCTTCAAGTCCTGGAAACATGACAGAACAGGACACaaag GTAACAGAGACGTGTTGGCCAGCCCAGGCTCGTATTTCTTCCTATCTAACAGCGCCGGTCAGGGTGACGAGTGGCTGAAGAGCCTCAACAAGGGAGTCTGGATCCCCttcacag GGGTCTTTGGTCAGCGTCTGGAGGAGACGGTGCTGTATGAGCGGCGTTATGGGGTGCGTTTGGTTCCTCTGGTGGTGGAGCAGTGTGTGACCTTCATCCGGGAGCGAGGCCTGCATGAAGTGGGTTTGTTTCGCCAGTCAGGACAGGCCAGTCTGGTCAAAGAACTGCAGGAGGCTTTTGATGCCGGGGAGAGACCGTCCTTCGACAG cagcacagacgtCCACACGGTGGCGTCACTGCTGAAGCTCTACCTCAGACAGCTGCCGGAGCCTCTGGTTCCATACAGTCGCTACCAGGAATTCCTCTTCTGTGGTCAGAAGCTGTCAAGTGACCGCACACTG GGTTTGGGGGAGTTGAGAAATCTTCTTCGTGAGTTGCCGGTTGCAAACTTCAACCTACTCAAGTTTATCTGCCA gtttctAAATGAGGTCCAGAGTTACTCCAGCAGTAACAAGATGAGCAGCCAGAACCTGGCGACTGTGTTTGGGCCAAATATCCTCCGAGCCAAGGCTGAAGACCCACAAAGCATCATGGGAG GTGCAGCATTGGTGCAGGTGCTCATGTTGGAGCTGATCAGAGAGCATGAGTCTCTATTCGCCAAAGTCCCTCCGTCCATCTCCGCCCGTACACCAGGAGGCTCACGTGCATCGCCAAGTGCTTTGAGGCAGCCTCACCTCCACCCGTCACCCTGCCTCCGCCAGCTGTCTCTGCCGCTCATCACAGAGCGCTCCAGAGAGCCAGGCCAGCCTGCTGCAGATGGACAGAAGACCAG CTGTATCCACTCTTCTGCTGCCAAATCAGACTTGTCCTCTGGCCAGAAGAGACTTCTCGGCCATCGCTACACCTCCTCCCACCCAGAGAACTGCTTTTACCCCCTGCCTTCCACCAGTCAGCCTGTTCAGCACCACTCTGGCGAAGCCAACATAAATTACCACCAGAACCACGCTGGCCAAGGACCATCTCCTGTTAGTATTCAAGCCTCTACAACCAGCCTCCAGCTACAAGACCCACTGCCAGACAGCTCCAAACCCAGGCCGAGGCTCATGGGCTGGGCAACGGCCTGGCCAGGCCCGGGAGCAGCAGGTGCTGATTTCTGGACTTCTGGTGCCACACAAGGAGAGAGTGCAGTGCCAGAAATAGCCAGTGGGGGCAGCAGTGAGGCTCAGGAGGACAGCACCCCTTCTGCCTATGACAACCTGGACAGAGTGTCTCAACagcagaggatggaggatgtGACTGGTGGACATCTTGAATCCAATGATCCAGTAGGCCATATTGGAGGTAAAGAGATTGAAGAGGAGGCGGAGATAGAGGAGGCGGTACAGACAAGGGACTCCTCCTCTTCATGGTCTTCCTGTGAGGTTCTACCATTGGATGAGAGTGGTGATGCTGTGGGTGCAGTTAGTCTTGACATGTCACCAAAGAGATCTAAAAGGTTACCTTCAAGTCAAGTAGCAAAAGAGGGAAACAGCGAAAATGACGAACatgaagacaacaacaatgacaacgatgatgatgatcaagatgatgatgaggatgataaCTTCCACCACCCTAACTCCCCTGCCTCAGGATCTGTACTCAGTGACAGCCCTCTGAGTACAGGCAGCTCTGAGGTGTTCCTCCCCTCTGGTCCTCCAGACCTCCAGGGGCCTGAGCCTCAGCCACAGCTCAGGGACGCTCACTCACTCCTGGCTGAGCTGCGGCAGCAGATGGCCCAGCAGAGGGCTGAGTACCAGACCAGGATACTGAG GTTGGAGCGCTGTAATGACGTCCTCAGGCGTCAGGTTGCTGTACTTCGGGTCAGTCTGGAGCAGCAGAGGCGTAGCCAGAGTGTCGCCGAGGTCAAGATCCGCAACATGGAGCGAGCCAAAGCCGACGCCGACCTCCGAAACAGCACgctgcagagagagatggagctgtTCTTCCAGATGTATGGAGAGTtcaggagaagaggaggggacgaaggagaaagaggaggagcgACTCTCTGA
- the LOC121617239 gene encoding putative monooxygenase p33MONOX isoform X2 codes for MSGPGDLPAIEGSGMGGMKLPVGMTRRALSYDDNLEAPMSTPPHDISINNLWRRPIIPERRFSHLAEEDESGAVTHSVPDSTPSRSPSVVKAKASSVIMNSLITKQTQDSVYKFEQTMGLTDASYTPHKGLTAEETRHHHRIPESLHKLQIQSMESREERQNSSAQSTPSNTPHSSPKQQRRTWFGSTSSEVSISSSNSSVDMGDTAGGVGGVVERWSVFGPRPLVHKSTSDLGSDPSTAGFALQAYRGAQKPTPMEVMKSQATRLADNPAAQAAAPPKMEIPTVEGRRQGARPHKLKPRDMNILTPSGF; via the exons ATGTCTGGCCCAGGGGATTTACCAG CCATAGAGGGTTCTGGGATGGGCGGGATGAAGCTTCCTGTCGGGATGACCCGACGAGCCCTCAGCTACGACGATAACCTGGAGGCCCCCATGTCCACGCCCCCCCATGACATCAGCATCAACAACCTGTGGAGACGACCAATCATACCAGAAAGGAGGTTCTCACACCTGGCTGAG GAGGACGAGAGCGGGGCTGTGACTCACTCGGTGCCGGACAGCACCCCCTCCAGGTCACCAAGTGTAGTGAAAGCCAAGGCCTCCTCTGTCATCATGAATTCTCTCATCACCA AGCAGACTCAGGATAGCGTGTACAAGTTTGAGCAGACGATGGGGCTGACTGACGCCAGCTACACGCCCCACAAAGGCCTCACCGCCGAGGAGACGAGACACCACCACCGCATCCCCGAATCCCTCCAT AAACTGCAGATCCAGAGCATGGAGTCCAGAGAGGAGCGGCAGAACTCCTCCGCCCAGTCCACTCCATCCAACACACCACACAGCTCCCCAAAACAACAACGCAG GACCTGGTTCGGCAGTACAAGTTCCGAGGTCAGCATCAGCTCCTCCAACAGCAGTGTGGACATGGGAGACACGGCGGGAGGAGTCGGAGGCGTTGTTGAACGGTGGAGCGTGTTTGGGCCGCGGCCGCTCGTCCACAAGTCGACTTCTGACCTGGGATCAGACCCTTCGACTGCAG GCTTTGCGCTGCAGGCGTACCGCGGTGCCCAGAAGCCGACCCCCATGGAGGTAATGAAGTCGCAGGCCACGCGGCTGGCAGACAACCCTGCTGCTCAGGCGGCGGCCCCTCCCAAAATGGAGATTCCAACAGTGGAGGGTCGACGTCAGGGAGCGCGACCACACAAGCTCAAACCCAGAGACATGAACATCCTGACGCCGTCCGGCTTCTGA
- the LOC121617650 gene encoding dual specificity protein kinase CLK4-like — translation MVTEPGVHSNTMGIKDNDCGSWRDGDDPNTDVHANKKPENQHSLCTPTETGNSPVDRSPPPESPFLGDNAVNADDDGVKTSLKGKSYEDDEEGHLVYHIGLVMKERYEVVLTLGTGAFGKVVECIDRHKDERVAVKIVKNIDCFREVARSEIAVLEEINSLDDDKRFACVRMLDWFEHEGHICIVFELLGPSTFEFLRQNKFLPFSVEQIRHMAFQIFRAVCFLHRNKLTHTDLKPENILFVSSNNDETRSEERKLRSLDVKVVDFGTATFDHEHHESLVSTRHYRAPEVILDLGWNQSCDVWSLGCVLMEFYLGRTLFMTHDSKEHLAMMEKVLGPIPPHLLKQSRKQHYVHNEHLNWDECSSSDDYIRKHCKPLKQYMQRKTEEERQLFDLLSCMLEYDVCRRITLEEALWHPFFSPLRMQQQQQRS, via the exons ATGGTCACAGAGCCCGGTGTGCACAGCAACACTATGGGCATCAAGGACAACGACTGCGGTTCTTGGCGAG ATGGTGACGACCCCAACACAGACGTCCACGCTAACAAAAAGCCTGAAAACCAGCACTCGCTCTGCACCCCTACAGAAACTGGCAACTCG CCCGTCGACCGCTCGCCGCCGCCTGAATCACCTTTTCTTGGTGACAATGCTGTCAACGCTGATGATGATGGAGTAAAGACGAGTCTCAAGGGAAAGAGCTACGAGGACGATGAAGAGGGCCACCTGGTCTACCACATCGGCCTTGTGATGAAAGAGAGAT aTGAGGTGGTGCTTACACTGGGAACAGGAGCCTTCGGAAAAGTGGTGGAGTGTATTGATAGACACAA AGATGAGCGTGTAGCCGTGAAGATTGTGAAGAACATTGACTGTTTCCGTGAAGTGGCGAGGTCTGAGATCGCAGTGCTGGAGGAGATCAACAGCCTGGATGATGATAAGAGATT CGCCTGTGTGAGGATGCTGGACTGGTTTGAACATGAAGGTCACATCTGCATCGTGTTCGAGCTGCTAGGCCCCAGCACCTTCGAGTTCCTCCGGCAGAACAAGTTCCTGCCGTTCAGCGTGGAGCAGATCAGACACATGGCCTTCCAGATCTTCAGAGCCGTCTGCT tccTGCATCGTAACAAGCTTACCCACACGGACCTGAAGCCAGAGAACATCCTGTTTGTCAGCTCTAACAACGATGAGACG aggagtgaggagaggaaactAAGGAGTTTGGATGTGAAGGTGGTGGATTTCGGCACCGCCACATTTGACCACGAACACCATGAATCCCTGGTGTCAACACGCCACTACCGAGCTCCAGAGGTCATACTGg ATCTGGGCTGGAACCAGTCGTGTGATGTTTGGAGTCTGGGCTGCGTTCTCATGGAGTTTTACCTCGGACGTACACTCTtcatg ACACACGACAGTAAAGAACATCTGGCCATGATGGAGAAAGTCCTGGGTCCAATCCCCCCCCACCTGCTGAAGCAGAGCag AAAGCAGCATTACGTGCACAACGAGCATCTGAACTGGGACGAGTGCAGCTCCTCTGACGATTACATCAGGAAGCACTGCAAACCTCTCAAG CAGTACATGCAGAGGAAGACTGAGGAAGAGAGGCAGCTGTTCGACCTGCTCAGCTGCATGCTGGAGTACGACGTGTGCAGACGGATCACCCTGGAGGAGGCGCTGTGGCACCCGTTCTTCAGCCCGCtgaggatgcagcagcagcaacaacgcAGCtag